Sequence from the Malaciobacter pacificus genome:
CACCTCTGTTACCCATTAACATAACTGGAATTGAATCACCAACGTTATATTTAACTTCACCACCAATTGTGATCTCACTTGGGTTTAATTGACCTTCAATTTTTTGACCAACATCAACTAGTACTCTATCATTAGTAATTTCAACAATTACACCATCAACTACAGAATTATTTTCAGCATTCTCAAAAGACTCATTAAGCATTTGCTCAAAATCAAAGTCTTCACCTAAATCTATATCATCGATACCCATTTTATTCCTTCATATTTACCATTTTTATTAAATGGGACGATTATACATTAAATTGCCTTAAAAAGTTGCTTAGTTAATTAATTCTATTTTATTCACAACCTGTTGAATTATCCAATCTGGCGTTGAAGCGCCTGCTGTTACACCACATAAAGTTTTATTTTTAAACCAAGATTCTTCTATTTCTGATTCATTTTCAATTAAATATGAGTCATCGCAACTCTCTTTACAAATTGCATGGAGTTGCTTAGTATTTGAAGAGTTTTTACCTCCAATAACTACCATAACATCAACTTCTTTTGAAATTTCTCTTGCAGCATCTTGATTTTCAAAAGTTGCATCACAAATTGTATTAAATACTCTAACCTCTTTATTTTTTAAAATTAATGCATTTACAATTTCTAGATATTTCTCTTTTTTCTTTGTTGTTTGTGCAACAGTTGCAATTTTATTGTTTTTAAATTCTAAATTTTCTAATTCACTTGGTTCCATTATTATATGAACATCTTGAGCATCTTCAGCATAAGAAGCAACTCCTTTAACTTCTGGATGATGCTCATCTCCAAAAATTAAAATAGAATAATTTTCTTTTGACATTTTCTTTACTATTTGCTGAGGAGTAGTAACAAATGGGCAAGTTGCATTTATAACTTTTGCTTTTTGTTTTCGTAAGTTTTTTAAATCATTTTTAGGAATACCATGTGTTCTTATAATGATTGTATCATTATCTTTAACATCCTCTAATCCATTATATAATCCAACGTTAAAATCATTTTTTAATCTATTGATTTCATCTTGGTTATGAATTAGTGGCCCCATAGTTGAAGAGTTTTTGTAATCTTCAGCAATTTTAATTGCTCTTTTTACTCCAAAACAAAAACCATAATTAGCTGCTAATTTTACTTTCACAATAATTATCCTTATTTATATAAAGAGTCTAATATCTCTTTAAAATTAGGAAATGATGTTAATATACAATCAACATCTTCTATTTCCATATCACTATTTAAACCTGCAATTGCAAAACTCATAGCAATTCTGTGATCACCATGTGAATCAATAGTAGCTTTTGAAATTGTACCACCTGTGATTTCATATCCATCTTCAAATTCAGTAAATTCTACACCACATTTTTCTAGATTGTTTACAACTGATTTGATTCTATCAGATTCTTTTACTCTTAATTCACTGGCATTTTTAACAATTGATTTTCCATTTGCTAAACTCATTGCAATAGAAAGAGCAGGTAGTTCATCAATTAACCAAGAGATGTTTTCACTAACTTCTACACCATTTAGTTCATTGTTTATTACTTCAATATCACCAATTGGCTCATAAATATTCTCTTTTTCAATAAAGTTTACTATTGCACCCATTCTTTTTAATACTTGATATGCTTCAATTCTAGTTGGGTTTAAAGTTACATTTTTAATTACAACTCTTGCACCTTTTGTAATGGCAGCAGCTACTGCAAAGAAAAATCCAGAACTTGGATCTGTTGGAACAGTTATATTTAAAGGTTTTAAATGACCTGTTAAAGGGTGAATATTTATAAATCCTTCCTCATCATTTTCTAATTTTGCTCCCATACCTTTTAACATTCGTTCTGTATGGTCTCTTGTTAATTCATTCTCTTTATATTTAGAAACTCCAGTTGCTCTAAGTGCTGCAAGAATCATAGCTGATTTAACTTGTGCTGAATCAACAGGTGAGTGATATGTAAATGGCTTTAACTCTTTTACACCTCTAATAAATAGGGGAGCTTTATTTCCATTTTCTCTTCCATCAATATTTGCTCCAATACTTCTTAATGGATCTGCAACTCTTTTCATTGGTCTTGCATGAAGGTATTTATCACCTGTTAGTGTAAATGCACCATCAACTGAAGCTAATAAACCACAAAATAGTCTCATAGCAGTTCCAGAGTTTCCACAATCAAGCACATTAGATGGCTCTGTTAGTTTATCAGTGGGAGTTATTTCAACACTACTTCCATCTCTTTTAACTTTTGCTCCAAGTTGCTCTACAATACTTAGAGTATTTAAAGTATCTTCTGCTGTTAAAAAGTTTTTAACATATGAAGTTTGGTTTGAAAAAAGTGAAAACATAGCACATCTATGTGAGATTGATTTATCACTTGCAATATTGTCAATTTCAATGTTAAATGGTTTATCTAACTTTTTAATACTAAACTTTTCCACTTTTTTCCTTTTAATTTATTGTCTTAATCCAATAGATAATTTTTTATCTAAGGCATCTAAAATAGAATTCATTGATGTTAAAATATCTTCTTCTTCCATAGTTTTTTCATCATCTTGTAAAACAAATCTAATTGTTAAACTCTCATTTTCACCAAGTTTTTCATCACTATAAATATCAATTAAATTAAATTGTTTAATTCTTTTATCGTTTAATGAATTGATAACATCTTTAATTTTTTTGTATTCTAAATCTTTTGGAGCAATAATACTTAAGTCTTTTTTTGATGCTTGGAATTTAGAATAAGATTGAGTTTTTACTAAATCATTTTTTAATGCATCAAAATCAAGTTCAGCAATAAATGTATCACCTAAATCATAATCTTCACAAACACTAGGGTGTAATTTTGAAATATATCCAATTTCTTTCCCCTCTATTATTACTTTTGCACTTTGATAAGGGTGCACAAAATCATTTTGAATATTCTCTAAAGTTTCTAAATCAAACTTTCCAACTGTATTTAAAATCTTTTTAGCAAATGAGAAGAAATCAATATTTTCAGGTTTCCCAGAATTTGAAACATCTTCTTGTGCTATTGCACCTGTTTGAATAAATGAAATCTTTTTTGATTCATTTCTATTTTCATCAAATACTGTTCCTATTTCAAAAAATGCAGTTGATCTTGCTCCATTTTTGAAATTGTTTGAACAAGCTTCCACTAAATTTAATAAAATTGTACTTCTAAACGTATTCAACTCTTTTACGATAGGGTTTAAAATATCAAGATTGTCTTTAACTGTTTTAAATCCATATTTTTCTAAGTTCTCTTTTGAACTAAATACATAAGTAAGCGTTTCATAAAACCCATTTTCAATAGCTTTTGCTCTTAATCTATTTTTCTTTACTAAATCTAAAGAAGTTTTATTTACTCTATTTACTTCATCAATAGCAAGAGGCTTTGCAATAATATTATCAATACCGATTATTCTTACTATCTCTTCTGTAACATCAGCAATATTTTTGATGTCATGTCTAAACTGAGGTATCTTAACTACAAGAATATTATCACCTGTATCTTTAACCTCAAATTGAAGTGATGTTAAAATTCTTTCAATTTCTGTTTTTTCAATATTTTGACCAATAATTGAATTGATTTTATTAACATTAACATCTAAAGCAATTTTCTCTTCCTCTTCAACAAAAGATTCACTACCTTTATAAATTAAAGCTCCATTATCTGATACTATTGAAGTAAAGTAATTAATACCATACTCAATATCAGGCTCACTTCCTCTAGAAGTTCTATAATAGATATCACCAGTTTTAATTTTAGTTTCAAAAACTTTTTTCGATACTAACTCTGGATTAACGTAAGATGCTTCAATTATAAAATTAGTCTCATTTGCTTCAATTTTATTGTGCTCTATTCCTATTTTACTTAAGTGTTCTGTGCCATAAGTATTATCAAAACCTTGAGTATCTTTTTTTACATGAATAATACTAAGGTCACCTTTTTTAATGGCTTTTTCTTTTGGATAAGCATTTAAAATTACACCAGTACAGTGAGTAACATATGATAAGATATTAGCTATGTCATTTGAGTCTTGATATTTATCAATTATACCTACTCTGATTTTTTGTAATACACTAAGTTTAAACTCTGAAAAATCAATAGCTTTAAAAACTAGTGAAGTATCAATTTTATTTTCACATTCTACTTCTAATACTTGACCAATACCAAAATCATTAAAGTTAGAGTGGTTTTCAAATTCATTTAATGGGATATTATAAAAAGCACTTAATTCTCTAGCAACTCCAGCAATACTTAAACAATCACCTCTATTTGCTGTTAACTCAATCTCAATAATTTCATCATTTAATAATGGATATTCACAAAGTTCTTTACCAATAATTAATTCACCTATAGAATCATCAAGTTCTAAAATACCATCATTTAATTTTGCCATACCAATTTCAGTTGATGAACAAATCATTCCATTTGATTCAACACCTCTTAGTTTAGCTTTTTTGATTTTAAATCCACCACCTAAATTACAACCATTAATTGCAACTGGTACATATTGACCCGCATCTACATTTTTCGCACCACAAACAATTTGTACCTGTTCTGTTCCAATGTCAACTTGACAAATATTTAATTTATCAGCATCAGGGTGTTTTTCTTTTTCTAATACTTTTCCAAGTACAACTTTTGAAGGGATTGAGATTTTTTCTAAACTGTCAACTTCTAGTCCAATTGAATTAAGTGCTTTACAAATATCTTCAGTAGATATTTTTGAAATATCAATAAACTCTTGTAACCAATTTCTTGTAACTATCATTTAAACTGTCCTATTAATCTTGTATCACTTTCAAATAATGATCTTAAATCACCAATATTGTGAATTAACATAGCAAATCTTTCAACTCCTAATCCAAATGCATAACCAGATTTATTTTCATATCCAACTGCTTTAAATACATTTTCATCAACAACCCCACAACCAAGAACCTCAAGCCATCCTGTTTGTGAACAAACTCTACATCCATCACCTTTACAAAATACACATGAGATATCAACTTCAGCTGAAGGTTCAGTAAATGGGAAGAACGATGGTCTAAATCTAACATCAACATCACCAAACATATGATGTAGAAATTCCACTAACACATGTTTTAAATTTGCAAATGAAATTTTATCTGCTTCATCAACTACTAATGCTTCAATTTGATGGAACATTGGAGTGTGTGTAATATCAAAATCTCTTCTAAATACAGTTCCTGGAGCAATCATTCTAATTGGTGTTGATTGATTTAACATAGTTCTAATTTGTACTGGAGAAGTATGAGTTCTAAGTAGTGTATAATCTTTATTGTAGAACGTATCTTGCATATCTCTTGCAGGGTGATATTTAGGTAAGTTTAATGCTTCAAAGTTATGGAAATCATCTTCAACTAATGGACCTTCTTCAACTGCAAAGTTTAAATTCTGAAAATAAGTAATAATTCTATCCATTGTTTCAACTACAGGGTGAGTTGCACCACATGATAATTCATTATTAAATTTTGTAACATCAATTTTTTCTGATGCAAGTTTTTGATTTAAAGCCTCTTTTTCTAAAATTATTTTTTTTGCTTCAATTGCTTCATTAACTTGTGCTTTCTGTTTATTCAAATTTTCTGCAAAAGCTTTTTTTTCTTCAGCTGGAACACTTTTCATTTTAGCAAACTCAGAAGTTATAACACCTTTTTTACCTAGTGTTTCAATTCTTAAGTTTTCTAACTCTTCAAGTGATGCTGCATTGTTGATTTTTTCAATCCAAATAGTCACTTCTTTTCCCCTAAATTTCTATGTTTTAATATCATCATATTTATAATTTATGGCGATTATACTTAAAGATTTATTAGAGTTTGGTTATAATGTTTTTTATATCAATTTCAAGGAAAAAAGATGTGCATTTTTTGTAAGATTGTAGCAGGTGAAATACCAAGCAATAAAGTTTTAGAAGATGAGAATTTCTTATGTTTTCATGACATAAATCCAACTAGAAAAATTCATGTATTAATTATTCCAAAAAAACATTATGAATCTTTTGATGTTGTAGATCCATCAATTATGTCAGGACTTACTGAATTTACGCAAAAAGTTGCTAAAGAATTAAATGTAAGTGAAAGTGGATACAGATTAATTACAAATATTGGGAGTGATGGTGGACAAGAAGTACCACATTTACATTTTCATTTAATAGGTGGTGAACCTGTGGGTAGGTTAGTTAGAGAAAAATAAGAGAAGCTATTCTCTTGTTTTTTCTTTTTACTCTTGGAAAGATCCTAAAGCCATGATTTTTTCATATTTCTTTTGGTATCTTTGAGCTGGAGTTAGTTGTTTTAACTCTTCAAGAGAAGTTAAAAAATACTCTTTTAATGCTCTAATTGCTTCTTCTTTTTGTCTATGAGCTCCAATTAAAGGTTCATTTACAACATCATCAATTAATTTTAAATCTTTTAAATTCTCAGCTGTAATTCTAAGTGCATTTGCAGCTGTTTCAACTTTTGATGGGTCATTCCATAAAATCGCACTACAACCTTCTGGTGAAATAACTGCATAAACAGAATATCTCATCATTGCAAGTTTATCTGCAACTGAAATTGCAAGCGCTCCACCTGAACCACCTTCTCCAATTACAACTGAAACAGTTGGTGTTGTTAAGTCTGCAAACTCAAAAAGGTTTGTAGCAATTGCTTCAGATTGATTTCTCTCTTCAGCACCAATTCCAGGATATGCACCTGGAGTGTCTACTAACATTAGAATTGGAATTTGAAATTTCTCAGCCATTTTAGCTGCTCTTAGAGCTTTTCTATATCCTTCAGGACTTGGCATACCAAAGTTTCTATGAAGCTTATCTTTAGTACCTCTACCTTTTTGCTCACCAATTACCATTACTTTTTGTTCACCAATAAAACCTAAGTAACATACAATTGCACTATCATCTACATAGTGTCTATCACCATGGATTTCATATGCATCAGTTAAAATCTCATTAATATAATCCATTGCATAAGGTCTATCCGGATGTCTTGCAAGTTGTAATTTTTGATAATCACTTAAATTCTTAAAAGTCTTTTCAACTTCTTTTTCAAGTTTTTTTTCTAAAATCTCTACAGCATGTTCATCTGCTTTAGTTTTAGCAATAATAATATCTTCTTCAATTTTTTTTATTTTATCTTCAAAATCTAAATAAGCTGCCAAATTATTTCCCCTTTAATAAAAAAAAAGAGCTAGTTCATTACTAACTCTTTTCGTACATAGGTATTTATTAGTCGTTATATTTTTTAAATATAACAGAACCGTTTGTTCCACCAAACCCAAAGTTATTACTCATAACTGTAGTTAACTCAGCTTTTCTTGCTGTATTAGGAACGTAATCTAAATCACATTCAGGATCTTGATTTTCAATATTAATTGTTGGAGGAATAATTCCTTCTGTTAATGCTTTAATTGTAAAAATCGCTTCAATAGCACCAGCAGCTCCTAAACAGTGACCAATTTGACCTTTTGTAGAAGATACAGGAGGGCAATTTTCAGCTCCATCAAATAAAGCTTTAATAGCTGCAGTTTCATTTTTATCTCCAACTGGAGTAGAAGTACCGTGAGCATTAATATAATCAATTTTTGGATATTCACCAGTTAATGTTTTTGCTACTTCAAATGCAGCTTTCATAGCTCTTAGTGGACCATCAACTACTGGTGCAGTAATATGGTTTGCATCTCCAGATTCACCAAATCCAATGATTTCACAGTAGATTTTAGCTCCTCTTGCTTTTGCAGATTCTAAATCTTCTATTACAAGTGCTCCTGAACCTTCACCCATTACAAATCCATCTCTATCCGTATCAAATGGTCTTGAAGCTTTTTTAGGATCATCATTTCTAGCACTTAATGCTTTCATTGCAGCAAATCCACCAACTCCAGCACCACAAACAGCACTTTCAGCACCAACAACTAAAATTCTATCAGCTCCACCAAGCATGATTGTTTTTGTTGCATCTGCAATTGCGTGTGTAGAAGCAGCACAAGCAGTTACACAAGATAAACTTGGTCCCTTTAAATTGTGCTCAATTGAAATAAAACCACTTAACATATTTGCTAAAGCAGAAGGAATAAAGAAAGGAGATATTTTTCTTGGTCCTCTATTTGCACATACAACTGAGTTTTTCTCAATTGTAGATAATCCACCAATTCCAGAACCTGAAATAATTCCAAATCTATCAGCAATTGAATCATCAACTTTCTTGTTTTCTTGTGATACAAAACCTGAATCAATCATAGCCTCTAAACCAGCTTTGATTCCTAATTGAATAAATCTATCAGCTTTTTTTACCTCTTTTTTGTCCATTACTGTAGTTGGATCAAAATTTTTTACCTCTCCAGCAATTTGAACAGGGAACTCAGATGCATCAAATAATGTGATTTTATCAATACCACATTCTCCTTTAACTACTGCATCAAATGATTCTTTTACACTGTGACCTGTAGAATTAATAGTACCTAAACCTGTTACAACTACTCTTCTCATTAAATAAGCTCCAATTTTTGTTTATTATTTGTTATTTGAAAATATTCAATTTTTTACAAAAAACTCAATATTTTAAATTTAAAAATAGAAGAGTTAACTCTTCTATTTAAGCGTATAAATTACGCGTTATCTTCGATGTATTTAATAGCATCAGCAACAGTTAAGATTTTTTCAGCATCTTCATCTGGGATTTCGATGTCAAATTTCTCTTCTAATGCCATAACTAGCTCAACTACGTCTAAAGAGTCAGCACCTAAATCTTCAATAAATTTTGAATCTTCTTTAACTTCTGCTGGATCGCAATCTAATTGCTCAACAACTACTTCTTTTACATCATCTAATAATGCCATATTTATTTCCTTTTATAAAATTAACACTGAATTATAACCAAAAAGGTTTAAATTCTCTTTTAAATTTATTAAATACGTTTATATTAAACGTATAAACCACCATTAACTTTTAATATTTCACCTGTAATATATGATGAATGATCACTTAATAAAAATGCAACTGCATCAGCAATTTCACTTGGTTGACCAAATCTTGAAAGTGGAATATTTCTTTCATATTCTGCTTTTACTTCTTCTTTTAATTCATCTGTCATGTCAGTTTGAATAAATCCAGGTGTAACTGCATTATATCTAATTCCTCTTGCAGCTGCTTCTTTTGCAAATGATTTAGTCATTGCATTTAATCCACCTTTTGAAGCTGAATAGTTAGTTTGTCCAGGATTTCCCATTTCTCCAACAATTGAAGAGATATTTACAATAGATCCAAATTTCTTTTTACCCATAGCCTTTAATGCACCTTTACATCCAATAAATGCAGATGTTAAGTTTGCAGCAATTACATCATTGAAGTCTTCAACTGACATTCTTAATGCTAACTTATCTCTAGTAATTCCGGCATTGTTAACTAAGTATGCTAACGCACCATCAGCATCAATAATTGTTTTAATTGCATCATTAAATTCATCTTCTTTAGTAACATCTGCTTTAATAATTGCAGCTTGACCACCAGCAGCTTCAATTTCAGCTTTAATTGCTTCAGCAGCTTGGGCTCCACTTCTGTAGTTAATCCATACTTTTAACCCATAACCAGCTAAAGTTTTTGCAATTTGTGCTCCAATACCTCTTGATGCACCAGTAACTAATACATTTGAACCTGTAAAATTCATTGCTTTCCTTTGATTTGTTTAAAAATTTTTACATTATATCTAAATAAGGCTAAAGTTTATTTATACACCTCTTTTATTATCCCATACCCGAATATGTAATCTATCACAATATTTGTAGCCATTTTGAATAGCCATATTAATAACATCTTCACTATTTTCACTAATTTGTTGTGCTGTATCACCCATAGGCATTAAGAAAACTTCGCATTTTGGAATATCTTTTAATATTTCGCGAATTTCTTCTTTTGCATCATTCTTAAAATCTTTTCCAATTACGAATTTTAAATATGATTCATTTGTATTTGTAAGTACTTTTGTAAGTGTTTCTTTGTTTACTCTTTTTTTTAGTGGTTCAAGGGAATTACTTAGTTTTACACTCATGGAAAATAAAATTTTCTTTTGATACTCTTTTGTAAAGTTAAGATTTAATGAGGCATTTGTTTCAATAGTTACTTTGTGACCATCATTTATGTAGTGTTCTAATAGTTTTTGAAACTCTTCTTTATTCCAATAAAGTAATGGTTCCCCACCAGTTATAACTATATCCATTTTATAATCATAGGTATAGATATTTGTTAATTTATCAACTTCAGAGACAATATCTTCATAAGATTTGTATTTTGTCCAAGTATCTTTAAACTCTTTATCAACTGCAAAATAAGAATCACAAGCACATTTTTTAATTCCACTTGGAGTTTCATACTCAACCATAAAACCTTCACAAGTGAAATTACATTTTCCAAATCTAATAAAAACTGATGGAGTTCCTACAAGTTTTCCTTCACCTTGAATTGTTGGACCAAAAATCTCATTTACTTCAAGCATAAAATGTACTTTTACTTTTTGGTGTTTCTAAAAATTCTATGTGAGAAACTTCAACATTTAGTTTTGCCATTTTTTTAGCAACTATTTTTAAAAGCCAAGCTGAAATATTTTCACTTGTTGGAACAAAATCAACTATTACATAACCTTCATAAAGTTCAGTTATATAAGATTCTTCATCTTTGAATTTTGTTAAATCTACTAAAGAATAACCTTCATCAAATTTAACTAACTCATCTTTTTTTATATCTGGAAGTAACTTTGAAAATAATGGGTCATTAATATCAAGGATAAATTTATGGTCTAGTACATCATCTAAAAATAGTTTAAACCAATTTAGGTGTTTAAAGTCAGTTACCATTCCATCTTTTAATTCTTCAGCTTGTAAATAAACAATTACTTTTCCTTGATGACCATGTAAATGTCTACATTTAAGACATGAATCAATTGAGAATTCAGAGTTTAAAGTTTGTGACCAAACTCTATGCCCATAACAAAAATCAAACTCTTTTGATATTTTCCAATGCATTATATAGCCTTGTAAGGTATTGGATCACTAGAACCTGCTTCTTTAAATCCATTTAATCTTAATCTACAAGAATCACAAACACCACAAGCTTCATTTTGTTCTTTATAACAAGACCAAGTATGTTCTAATGGTACATCTAACTTTAGTGCTTCTTGTACAATTTGTGCTTTTGAAAGATGAACTAATGGAGTTTTTATCTCAATTTTTGTCTCTTCTTTTGTTCCTTGATTGATTGCCTTTGTCATATCTTGTATAAATTCATCTGTACAATCAGGATAGCCTGAACTATCTTCTTGAACAACGCCAATATACATAGCAGTTGCTTCTTCTTTTTCAGCAATTGCTGCAGTTATTGAAAGAAAAATTCCATTTCTAAATGGTACATAAGTTATTGGAACTCCAGGTTTTACACCTTCAGTTGGGACATCAATAGATGAATCCGTTAATGCACTAGCTCCAATTTGTGTGAAAAAGGGGATATCAATTTCATATTTTTCTAAAATTCCTAAATCATTACAAATATCTCTAAATGCTTTTAATTCTCTTTGTTCTG
This genomic interval carries:
- the accA gene encoding acetyl-CoA carboxylase carboxyl transferase subunit alpha, translating into MAAYLDFEDKIKKIEEDIIIAKTKADEHAVEILEKKLEKEVEKTFKNLSDYQKLQLARHPDRPYAMDYINEILTDAYEIHGDRHYVDDSAIVCYLGFIGEQKVMVIGEQKGRGTKDKLHRNFGMPSPEGYRKALRAAKMAEKFQIPILMLVDTPGAYPGIGAEERNQSEAIATNLFEFADLTTPTVSVVIGEGGSGGALAISVADKLAMMRYSVYAVISPEGCSAILWNDPSKVETAANALRITAENLKDLKLIDDVVNEPLIGAHRQKEEAIRALKEYFLTSLEELKQLTPAQRYQKKYEKIMALGSFQE
- the pheS gene encoding phenylalanine--tRNA ligase subunit alpha, coding for MTIWIEKINNAASLEELENLRIETLGKKGVITSEFAKMKSVPAEEKKAFAENLNKQKAQVNEAIEAKKIILEKEALNQKLASEKIDVTKFNNELSCGATHPVVETMDRIITYFQNLNFAVEEGPLVEDDFHNFEALNLPKYHPARDMQDTFYNKDYTLLRTHTSPVQIRTMLNQSTPIRMIAPGTVFRRDFDITHTPMFHQIEALVVDEADKISFANLKHVLVEFLHHMFGDVDVRFRPSFFPFTEPSAEVDISCVFCKGDGCRVCSQTGWLEVLGCGVVDENVFKAVGYENKSGYAFGLGVERFAMLIHNIGDLRSLFESDTRLIGQFK
- the pheT gene encoding phenylalanine--tRNA ligase subunit beta: MIVTRNWLQEFIDISKISTEDICKALNSIGLEVDSLEKISIPSKVVLGKVLEKEKHPDADKLNICQVDIGTEQVQIVCGAKNVDAGQYVPVAINGCNLGGGFKIKKAKLRGVESNGMICSSTEIGMAKLNDGILELDDSIGELIIGKELCEYPLLNDEIIEIELTANRGDCLSIAGVARELSAFYNIPLNEFENHSNFNDFGIGQVLEVECENKIDTSLVFKAIDFSEFKLSVLQKIRVGIIDKYQDSNDIANILSYVTHCTGVILNAYPKEKAIKKGDLSIIHVKKDTQGFDNTYGTEHLSKIGIEHNKIEANETNFIIEASYVNPELVSKKVFETKIKTGDIYYRTSRGSEPDIEYGINYFTSIVSDNGALIYKGSESFVEEEEKIALDVNVNKINSIIGQNIEKTEIERILTSLQFEVKDTGDNILVVKIPQFRHDIKNIADVTEEIVRIIGIDNIIAKPLAIDEVNRVNKTSLDLVKKNRLRAKAIENGFYETLTYVFSSKENLEKYGFKTVKDNLDILNPIVKELNTFRSTILLNLVEACSNNFKNGARSTAFFEIGTVFDENRNESKKISFIQTGAIAQEDVSNSGKPENIDFFSFAKKILNTVGKFDLETLENIQNDFVHPYQSAKVIIEGKEIGYISKLHPSVCEDYDLGDTFIAELDFDALKNDLVKTQSYSKFQASKKDLSIIAPKDLEYKKIKDVINSLNDKRIKQFNLIDIYSDEKLGENESLTIRFVLQDDEKTMEEEDILTSMNSILDALDKKLSIGLRQ
- a CDS encoding 7-carboxy-7-deazaguanine synthase QueE, with the translated sequence MLEVNEIFGPTIQGEGKLVGTPSVFIRFGKCNFTCEGFMVEYETPSGIKKCACDSYFAVDKEFKDTWTKYKSYEDIVSEVDKLTNIYTYDYKMDIVITGGEPLLYWNKEEFQKLLEHYINDGHKVTIETNASLNLNFTKEYQKKILFSMSVKLSNSLEPLKKRVNKETLTKVLTNTNESYLKFVIGKDFKNDAKEEIREILKDIPKCEVFLMPMGDTAQQISENSEDVINMAIQNGYKYCDRLHIRVWDNKRGV
- a CDS encoding beta-ketoacyl-ACP synthase II, with protein sequence MRRVVVTGLGTINSTGHSVKESFDAVVKGECGIDKITLFDASEFPVQIAGEVKNFDPTTVMDKKEVKKADRFIQLGIKAGLEAMIDSGFVSQENKKVDDSIADRFGIISGSGIGGLSTIEKNSVVCANRGPRKISPFFIPSALANMLSGFISIEHNLKGPSLSCVTACAASTHAIADATKTIMLGGADRILVVGAESAVCGAGVGGFAAMKALSARNDDPKKASRPFDTDRDGFVMGEGSGALVIEDLESAKARGAKIYCEIIGFGESGDANHITAPVVDGPLRAMKAAFEVAKTLTGEYPKIDYINAHGTSTPVGDKNETAAIKALFDGAENCPPVSSTKGQIGHCLGAAGAIEAIFTIKALTEGIIPPTINIENQDPECDLDYVPNTARKAELTTVMSNNFGFGGTNGSVIFKKYND
- the acpP gene encoding acyl carrier protein codes for the protein MALLDDVKEVVVEQLDCDPAEVKEDSKFIEDLGADSLDVVELVMALEEKFDIEIPDEDAEKILTVADAIKYIEDNA
- a CDS encoding 6-carboxytetrahydropterin synthase, with the translated sequence MHWKISKEFDFCYGHRVWSQTLNSEFSIDSCLKCRHLHGHQGKVIVYLQAEELKDGMVTDFKHLNWFKLFLDDVLDHKFILDINDPLFSKLLPDIKKDELVKFDEGYSLVDLTKFKDEESYITELYEGYVIVDFVPTSENISAWLLKIVAKKMAKLNVEVSHIEFLETPKSKSTFYA
- a CDS encoding histidine triad nucleotide-binding protein, which encodes MCIFCKIVAGEIPSNKVLEDENFLCFHDINPTRKIHVLIIPKKHYESFDVVDPSIMSGLTEFTQKVAKELNVSESGYRLITNIGSDGGQEVPHLHFHLIGGEPVGRLVREK
- the fabG gene encoding 3-oxoacyl-ACP reductase FabG — its product is MNFTGSNVLVTGASRGIGAQIAKTLAGYGLKVWINYRSGAQAAEAIKAEIEAAGGQAAIIKADVTKEDEFNDAIKTIIDADGALAYLVNNAGITRDKLALRMSVEDFNDVIAANLTSAFIGCKGALKAMGKKKFGSIVNISSIVGEMGNPGQTNYSASKGGLNAMTKSFAKEAAARGIRYNAVTPGFIQTDMTDELKEEVKAEYERNIPLSRFGQPSEIADAVAFLLSDHSSYITGEILKVNGGLYV
- a CDS encoding 4-hydroxy-3-methylbut-2-enyl diphosphate reductase; this translates as MKVKLAANYGFCFGVKRAIKIAEDYKNSSTMGPLIHNQDEINRLKNDFNVGLYNGLEDVKDNDTIIIRTHGIPKNDLKNLRKQKAKVINATCPFVTTPQQIVKKMSKENYSILIFGDEHHPEVKGVASYAEDAQDVHIIMEPSELENLEFKNNKIATVAQTTKKKEKYLEIVNALILKNKEVRVFNTICDATFENQDAAREISKEVDVMVVIGGKNSSNTKQLHAICKESCDDSYLIENESEIEESWFKNKTLCGVTAGASTPDWIIQQVVNKIELIN
- the aroA gene encoding 3-phosphoshikimate 1-carboxyvinyltransferase, translating into MEKFSIKKLDKPFNIEIDNIASDKSISHRCAMFSLFSNQTSYVKNFLTAEDTLNTLSIVEQLGAKVKRDGSSVEITPTDKLTEPSNVLDCGNSGTAMRLFCGLLASVDGAFTLTGDKYLHARPMKRVADPLRSIGANIDGRENGNKAPLFIRGVKELKPFTYHSPVDSAQVKSAMILAALRATGVSKYKENELTRDHTERMLKGMGAKLENDEEGFINIHPLTGHLKPLNITVPTDPSSGFFFAVAAAITKGARVVIKNVTLNPTRIEAYQVLKRMGAIVNFIEKENIYEPIGDIEVINNELNGVEVSENISWLIDELPALSIAMSLANGKSIVKNASELRVKESDRIKSVVNNLEKCGVEFTEFEDGYEITGGTISKATIDSHGDHRIAMSFAIAGLNSDMEIEDVDCILTSFPNFKEILDSLYK